In Strigops habroptila isolate Jane chromosome 7, bStrHab1.2.pri, whole genome shotgun sequence, the following are encoded in one genomic region:
- the C7H2orf81 gene encoding uncharacterized protein C2orf81 homolog, translated as MYWGVLGCTGVQWEVLECDGMYWAILGCSGMYWGVLGCTVVHWGVLAHAGMYLGCAGMHLGVLGLTGVCWGAMGCTGVHWGTLGHTGAHWAAPVRAGPAPPPRAPTPALSPQKGPSRERAAAPRPRGERPRLPPGCPPAGPELAAPWLPRALRGQRDDSDVAELLRELLERVMRECARASAVRERVPFTVGQARDALLQIAQWRFPLRDEGDLDPGGEDEEPQPCTGDSWAEGAVPVLSTQRCPDPVSNPCTPFPGGQLDPDAVAEAGSSPVQPPSLGDVSSGSDIVPGPGPPTPEPPQDEAAAAPRFLKGKPARAQAPLPRVAPLRPARPPAPRPARPPAPPEPPGPDRPPRSSYGDEEGSVVFSGHKPRLPPLSRSSIFSLWSGRAPRSSVPKRGGSGSVLAVPGLCPGRRPERWIRPQVEVLEPGAGRRSRGSKPSSSRLHRGPVTAAGTQPQTAAAGSRPPHGAEPRQLGSLLDPARLAPGVTVRWGGCVRRGGRGEQEQEEEEEETGELRPICPSAPSAPIAAGRVTGEQ; from the exons ATGTACTGGGGTGTGCTGGGATGTACTGGGGTGCAATGGGAGGTACTGGAGTGCGATGGGATGTACTGGGCCATACTGGGGTGCAGTGGGATGTACTGGGGTGTGCTGGGATGCACTGTGGTGCACTGGGGTGTACTGGCCCATGCTGGGATGTACTTGGGGTGTGCTGGGATGCACCTGGGTGTACTGGGCCTTACTGGGGTGTGCTGGGGTGCAATGGGATGTACTGGCGTGCACTGGGGCACGCTGGGGCACACTGGGGCACACTGGGCCGCCCCGGTCCGTGCAgggccggccccgccgccccgcgcccccaCGCCCGCCCTGTCCCCGCAGAAGGGACCGTCCCGGGAGCGCGCGGCAGCGCCCCGGCCCCGTGGGGAGAGGCCCCGGCTGCCGCCCGGCTGCCCCCCCGCGGGGCCCGAGCTCGCGGCCCCCTGGCTGCCGCGGGCGCTGCGCGGGCAGCGGGACGACAGCGACGTGGCCGAGCTGCTgcgggagctgctggagcgCGTCATGCGCGAGTGCGCCCGGGCCAGCGCCGTGCGGGAG CGGGTGCCCTTCACCGTGGGCCAGGCGCGGGACGCGCTGCTGCAGATCGCCCAGTGGCGCTTCCCGCTGCGGGACGAAGGGGACCTGGATCCCGGGGGAGAGGATGAGGAGCCGCAGCCCTGCACCGGCGACTCCTGGGCGGAGGGCGCCGTGCCCGTGCTGAGCACCCAGCGCTGCCCGGACCCG GTCTCTAATCCATGCACCCCGTTCCCGGGCGGGCAGCTGGACCCCGATGCGGTGGCCGAGGCCGGATCCTCCCCCGTGCAGCCCCCGTCCCTCGGTGATGTCTCCAGCGGCAGCGACATCGTgcccgggccggggccgcccaCCCCAGAGCCGCCGCAGGACGAGGCGGCCGCCGCTCCCCGGTTCCTCAAGGGAAAACCAGCCCGTGCTCAAGCGCCGCTGCCGCGGGTAGCCCCGCTCCGCCCGGCCAGGCCACCGGCTCCGCGCCCGGCCAGGCCACCCGCGCCACCGGAGCCACCGGGGCCGGACCGGCCGCCGCGGTCCTCCTACGGGGACGAGGAGGGGAGCGTCGTGTTCAGTGGTCACAAGCCGCGGCTGCCGCCGCTCTCCCGCAGCAGCATCTTCTCGCTGTGGTCAGGGAGGGCCCCGCGCAGCAGCGTCCCGAAGCGGGGCGGCTCCGGCTCCGTGCTGGCGGTCCCGGGGCTGTGTCCCGGCAGGCGGCCCGAGCGCTGGATCCGGCCGCAggtggaggtgctggagccCGGTGCCGGGCGGCGCAGCCGGGGCTCGAAGCCGAGCAGCTCCCGGCTGCACCGGGGCCCGGTCACTGCGGCGGGGACGCAGCCCCAGACCGCGGCGGCGGGGTCCCGGCCGCCGCACGGCGCCGAGCCGCGGCAGCTCGGGTCGCTGCTGGACCCGGCCCGGCTGGCGCCCGGGGTCACCGTGCGCTGGGGCGGCTGCGTGCGGCGCGGGGGGCgcggggagcaggagcaggaggaggaggaggaggagacgGGGGAGCTGAGGCCGATCTGCCCCAGCGCGCCCTCCGCGCCCATCGCGGCCGGGCGGGTAACGGGCGAGCAGTGA
- the LOC115610595 gene encoding retinol dehydrogenase 12-like has product MEVPSACRHPSWFLLTLLLGLLLWARRRRAWDPRQCLTDLSGRTVIVTGANSGIGKCVALELARRNARTILACRNRERGQAAVEEIRAATGNAAVVLRELDTGSLASVRAFARAVLQEEPRLDVLVHNAGVTGLPFTMTPEGLEQTFATNYLGPFLLTNLLLELLKASAPACVVTVSSFRHRVGTADTRFLTGQRRHHGTDTAYNSSKLMGVLFSTELARRLQGTGVTSNAANPGLVSTNIMQNFNWIFRALFTLIRPFMKSAAQGALSTIYCAVSEEAAGITGKYFNSDCALELPSAAARDARLAQELWDESERLTGLSRSPQH; this is encoded by the exons ATGGAGGTGCCGAGCGCCTGCCGCCACCCGAGCTGGTTCCTGCTCAcgctgctcctggggctgctgctctgggcacgGAGGAGGCGCGCGTGGGACCCCCGACAGTGTCTCACGGACCTGAGCGGCAGGACCGTCATTGTCACCGGGGCCAACAGCG GCATCGGAAAGTGCGTGGCGCTGGAGCTGGCGCGCCGGAACGCCCGCACCATCCTGGCGTGCCGGAACCGGGAGCGGGGCCAGGCGGCGGTGGAGGAGATCCGCGCGGCCACCGGGAACGCCGCGGTGGTGCTGCGGGAGCTGGACACGGGCTCGCTGGCCTCGGTGCGCGCCTTCGCCCGCGccgtgctgcaggaggagccGCGCCTGGACGTGCTGGTCCACAACGCCGGCGTCACCG GGCTGCCCTTCACCATGACGCCGGAGGGGCTGGAGCAAACCTTCGCCACCAACTACCTGGGCCCGTTCCTGCTCACCAACTTGCTGCTGG agctgctgaaggccTCGGCGCCCGCCTGCGTAGTGACCGTGTCGTCGTTCCGGCACCGCGTCGGCACCGCCGACACCCGCTTCCTCAccgggcagcggcggcaccaCGGCACCGACACCGCCTACAACAGCAGCAAGCTCATGGGCGTGCTCTTCAGCACCGAGCTGGCGCGGCGCCTGCAGGGCACGG GGGTGACCTCCAACGCCGCGAACCCCGGTCTGGTGAGCACCAACATCATGCAAAACTTCAACTGGATCTTTCGTGCGCTCTTCACCCTCATCCGCCCCTTCATGAAG TCGGCGGCACAGGGGGCCCTCAGCACCATTTACTGCGCCGTGTCGGAGGAGGCCGCGGGCATCACGGGCAAGTACTTCAACAGCGACTGCGCGCTGGAGCTGCCCTCGGCGGCCGCCCGCGACGCCCGGCTGGCCCAGGAGCTGTGGGACGAGTCCGAGCGGCTCACGGGGCTCAGCCGCAGCCCCCAGCACTGA
- the LOC115610750 gene encoding uncharacterized protein LOC115610750, which translates to MIPGARTRRDARPEPAPCAAAARAQPQPPQHAPAAAARRDAPRSSRWECRRIRPHTAGCGSHGNGPEPGMLQELRLHHRSTPTSHRDSPGGVTPATPHGTLQARLRAQHVPARAQALRGSRTRDPRTARGGGDTRSCARRPAPLCPRGAQRRALRPHRHPQGRDPTGTPPHRAHRRGSRHARPGPHPAPAPAPPVRPPYLPRAAPSAASRRRSPSWRGPRRPLGAALALPPRPGARPAEPAVRHRQGQPAGGEGRKGPPVARTRSAGSEAAGGGGDRRGPGGTGTRRRGPAPGRGAGTGTGTGTGSGTGTGRGPREPQHGARRGGAGRSGAAGSRPPGGGAGPGRSRKREAPRSRRPMPRRREVPALGSLCLQSLAQHMQSLWVRDYSDNYLDEFQFRFVMGPFNDLPGSAVQELLRVLGESRRLTRAALHLLLLPQLRELSLSPCPGLASNGIARLLALRCQGLSSLELRGCSRLSAAALEAVVEALPRLQRLVLAATQTDQRVLSALGRCCRHLRELDVSHCRNLSPPALRYVAFDPVQRRRCCPALRVLLARGLELAGDGGTAPAPALAFLLLALPCLEFLAHGAVPDALRLLHGQELDGAEDADGFPALQEAARWRGAAPGGPRLTLPLRQVEDVEEPDLAVIRAMCPQAEEASVWLSNGTGTAELQRWDSLCRLTLGCATGRALAGLVPVVRSLGPHLQSLTLHGFCCHDGQALAAVLAACPGLRAFSAELHLPPDTDTAEPAEEPRRCDTDPLPRGCPQLQTFSLTLADGTGSGLALGATLGATLTSLLCRAPRLQRLRLLAIPFPLDPVFQAVLAAPGPPLQELQELRLAGSRVSGRAVRLLLAARSPLHRVDLSHCRDIQRRDYAGFLQSARKQRLDLDIAWE; encoded by the exons CTCCGGCTCCACCATCGCTCTACCCCAACGTCCCACCGGGACAGCCCGGGAGGGGTCACCCCTGCGACACCCCACGGGACACTGCAGGCGCGGCTCCGAGCGCAGCACGTCCCGGCGCGGGCACAGGCGCTCCGCGGCAGCCGCA CGCGGGACCCCCGCACggcccggggagggggggacaccCGGAGCTGCGCGCGGCGGCCGGCCCCGCTTTGTCCGCGTGGAGCCCAGCGGCGGGCCCTGCGGCCCCACCGGCACCCGCAGGGGCGGGACCCCACCGGCACCCCCCCGCACCGGGCCCACCGCAGGGGATCCCGCCATGCCCGGCCCGGCCCTcacccggccccggccccggcccccccggtTCGGCCCCCGTACCTGCCGCGGGCCGCTCCCagcgccgcctcccgccgccggaGCCCGTCGTGGCGAGGCCCCCGCAGGCCCCTCGGGGCTGCCCTCGCGCTGCCGCCCCGCCCGGGCGCGCGGCCGGCCGAGCCCGCCGTCAGGCACCGCCAGGGGCAGCCCGCGGGGGGAGAAGGGCGGAAGGGGCCTCCCGTGGCGCGCACGCGCAGCGCGGGCAGTGAAGCGGCGGGTGGCGGCGGGGACAGGCGGGGCCCGGGGGGGACCGGGACCCGGCGCCGGGGCCCGGCACCGGGCAGGGGCGCGGGCACGGGCACGGGCACGGGCACCGGCagcggcaccggcaccgggcGCGGCCCGCGGGAGCCGCAGCATGGGGCGCGGCGGGGAGGGGCCGGCCGGAGCGGTGCGGCCGGGTCTCGCCCGCCCGGAggaggggccgggccgggccggagCAGGAAGCGGGAAGCGCCGCGGAGCCGCCG GCCGATGCCGCGGCGCAGGGAGGTGCCGGcgctgggcagcctgtgcctgcagagcctggcacaGCACATGCAGAGCCTGTGGGTGAGGGACTACAGTGACAACTACCTGGACGAGTTCCAGTTCCGCTTCGTCATGGGCCCCTTCAACGACCTGC CCGGGAGCGcggtgcaggagctgctgcgggTGCTGGGCGAGAGCCGGCGCCTCACGCGGGCGGcgctgcatctgctgctgctgccgcagCTGCGGGAGCTCAGCCTCAGCCCCTGCCCCGGCCTGGCCAGCAACGGCATCGCCCGCCTGCTCGCCCTGCGCTGCCAG GGCCTGAGCTCGCTGGAGCTGCGCGGCTGCAGCCGGCTCTCTGCCGCGGCGCTGGAGGCGGTGGTGGAGGCGCTGCCGCGGCTGCAGCGCCTGGTGCTGGCGGCCACGCAGACAGACCAGCGCGTGCTCTCGGCGCTGGGCCGCTGCTGCCGGCACCTGCGGGAGCTCGACGTGTCGCACTGCAGGAACCTGTCCCCCCCAGCGCTGCGGTACGTGGCCTTCGACCCGGTGCAGCGGCGCCGGTGCTGCCCCGCGCTGCGCGTCCTGCTGGCCCGCGGCCTGGAGCTGGCGGGGGACGGCGGCACGGCCCCGGCCCCAGCGCTggccttcctgctgctggcGTTGCCGTGCCTGGAGTTCCTGGCACACGGCGCTGTGCCGGACGCCCTCCGCCTCCTGCACGGGCAGGAGCTGGATGGTGCGGAGGACGCCGATGGCTTCCCCGCGCTGCAGGAGGCGGCGCGGTGGCGGGGGGCAGCGCCGGGTGGGCCCCGGCTCACGCTGCCCCTGCGGCAAGTGGAGGACGTGGAGGAGCCCGACCTGGCCGTGATCCGGGCCATGTGCCCGCAGGCCGAGGAGGCCAGCGTGTGGCTGAGCAATGGCACCGGCACCGCGGAGCTGCAGCGCTGGGACTCCCTGTGCCGGCTGACGCTGGGCTGTGCCACGGGCCGGGCGCTGGCGGGGCTGGTGCCGGTGGTGCGGAGCCTGGGCCCGCACCTGCAGAGCCTGACCCTGCACGGCTTCTGCTGCCACGACGGGCAGGCCCTGGCCGCGGTGCTGGCGGCGTGCCCCGGGCTGCGGGCCTTCAGCGCCGAGCTGCACCTGCCACCGGACACCGACACCGCGGAGCCGGCCGAGGAACCGCGGCGCTGCGACACCGACCCCCTGCCCCGCGGCTGCCCCCAGCTCCAGACCTTCTCCTTGACGCTGGCCGACGGCACCGGCTCCGGGCTGGCGCTGGGCGCCACGCTGGGCGCCACGCTGACCTCGCTGCTGTGCCGCGCGCCGCGCCTGCAGCGCCTGCGCCTGCTCGCCATCCCCTTCCCGCTGGATCCCGTGTTCCAGGCGGTGCTggcggcgccggggccgccgctgcaggagctgcaggagctgcgcCTGGCCGGGAGCCGCGTGTCCGGCCGCGCCGTGcggctgctcctggctgcccGCAGCCCCCTGCACCGCGTGGACCTGAGCCACTGCCGCGACATCCAGCGCCGCGACTACGCCGGCTTCCTGCAGAGCGCGCGCAAGCAGCGCCTGGACCTGGACATCGCCTGGGAGTGA